The Alnus glutinosa chromosome 7, dhAlnGlut1.1, whole genome shotgun sequence genome includes a region encoding these proteins:
- the LOC133872422 gene encoding uncharacterized protein LOC133872422 yields the protein MMSRPWVLVCLLLLIVFTSQFEWKQQYGNEAEASPNTSQKQDYISEREESVKEKIILSQEKNIQKLNELVQSLREQLQQCRGESDIANGTATSLTELLTELERHPILED from the exons ATGATGTCGAGGCCCTGGGTACTGGTTTGTCTGCTGCTGTTAATTGTATTTACGTCGCAGTTTGAGTGGAAGCAACAATATGGGAATGAAGCCGAAGCGAGTCCAAACACTTCCCAGAAACAGGACTACATATCTGAAAGAGAAGAGTCTGTGAAAGAAAAG ATTATCCTCTCTCAAGAAAAGAATATTCAGAAGCTTAATGAGCTCGTGCAGAGTCTTCGGGAACAGTTGCAACAATGCAGGGGTGAAAGTGACATTGCCAATGGCACAGCAACTTCTTTGACTGAACTTCTAACTGAGCTTGAGCGTCATCCAATATTGGAGGACTAG